From a region of the Methanobrevibacter thaueri genome:
- a CDS encoding pyridoxamine 5'-phosphate oxidase family protein translates to MSDIEKVNDLLTRAEVFYLATVDGDKPKVRPLGFHLLHEDKIYFGVGTFKEVYKQMEANPNVEITAWDGEHILRYYGVADLTKNQEVVDKAFELMPEIKEAYESNGWEMGVFFLNNATAEIRNMFAIEESYEFEY, encoded by the coding sequence ATGTCAGATATAGAAAAGGTAAATGATTTACTAACAAGAGCAGAAGTATTCTATCTTGCAACCGTTGACGGAGACAAGCCAAAAGTAAGGCCATTAGGTTTCCATTTGCTCCATGAGGACAAAATATACTTTGGAGTCGGAACATTCAAGGAAGTCTACAAACAAATGGAAGCAAACCCTAATGTGGAAATAACCGCATGGGACGGAGAACACATCTTAAGATACTATGGTGTTGCAGACTTGACTAAAAATCAGGAAGTTGTCGACAAGGCATTTGAACTTATGCCTGAAATTAAAGAGGCATACGAATCAAACGGCTGGGAAATGGGAGTATTCTTCCTTAACAACGCAACAGCAGAAATAAGAAACATGTTTGCAATTGAAGAATCATACGAATTTGAGTATTAA
- a CDS encoding carboxymuconolactone decarboxylase family protein, whose product MDDLFDNFGRIQKNDPEFHEIFKNFAFDEVYDHSTLTEKESVLVTLASLIACQSPKAFKKILLAAVNKYITPEEVKELLYQSVPYVGFGRAHNFFGVTIKVFDKKGIEMPLENRSKTTPENRRQKGRELQDRYFGAEMIQMMNDNAPEGQEHFNRFLEGFCFGDFYTRDGLNDQQRELITFVFIATLGGCENQLRGHTQGNLNVGNDKEKLVSAITVILPYIGFPRSLNALAIINEF is encoded by the coding sequence ATGGATGATTTGTTTGATAATTTTGGGAGAATCCAGAAAAATGACCCTGAATTTCATGAGATATTCAAGAACTTCGCATTTGATGAGGTATATGACCACTCGACATTGACGGAAAAGGAATCTGTTTTAGTGACATTGGCTTCCTTAATCGCTTGCCAGTCACCAAAGGCATTCAAGAAAATCCTGCTTGCAGCGGTCAATAAATACATCACTCCTGAAGAGGTAAAGGAACTGCTCTACCAGTCAGTGCCGTATGTCGGCTTTGGCCGTGCCCACAACTTCTTTGGAGTGACCATTAAAGTCTTTGACAAAAAGGGAATTGAGATGCCGTTGGAGAACAGGTCAAAAACAACTCCTGAAAATAGGCGCCAAAAAGGCCGTGAACTTCAGGACAGGTATTTTGGAGCTGAAATGATTCAGATGATGAATGATAACGCTCCCGAAGGCCAGGAACATTTCAACAGGTTCCTGGAAGGATTTTGTTTCGGTGACTTTTACACACGTGACGGTTTAAACGACCAACAAAGGGAACTGATTACCTTTGTGTTCATTGCAACTTTGGGCGGTTGTGAAAATCAGCTGAGGGGACACACCCAAGGCAATTTGAATGTTGGCAATGATAAGGAAAAACTGGTTTCAGCAATAACAGTTATTTTACCGTATATCGGTTTTCCAAGGTCTTTGAATGCATTAGCTATTATAAATGAGTTTTAA
- a CDS encoding N-acetyltransferase yields MDIEYIKNNYIFETLTDAHDLSDFECESDDLNDFFKNDALKQQKEKLNLTKLIICDDEIIGFVSLLTDSMKLRLLQDEVEKEKIKGELKVSENNTIPAIKIGRFAINKKYTKNGLGTYFLKSILANILKISENTVGLRFVSVDGYASAFNFYVTHNKFKHLKSDEKTLKKIEIIKKQDPTRTFYLYLDLKQLDLN; encoded by the coding sequence ATGGATATTGAATACATTAAAAACAATTATATCTTTGAAACCTTAACGGATGCTCATGATTTAAGTGATTTTGAATGCGAATCAGATGATTTGAATGACTTTTTTAAAAACGATGCCCTTAAACAGCAAAAGGAAAAATTGAACCTTACAAAACTAATAATCTGCGATGATGAGATAATCGGCTTTGTGTCCTTGTTAACTGATTCAATGAAACTGAGATTATTACAAGATGAAGTTGAGAAAGAGAAAATCAAAGGAGAATTAAAAGTTTCTGAGAACAATACTATTCCCGCAATTAAAATTGGCAGATTTGCAATTAATAAGAAATATACTAAAAATGGTTTAGGAACGTATTTCCTAAAAAGCATTTTAGCCAATATCCTAAAAATTTCAGAAAATACTGTTGGATTGAGATTTGTATCTGTAGACGGTTATGCATCAGCATTTAATTTTTATGTGACTCACAACAAATTTAAACATTTAAAAAGCGATGAAAAAACACTAAAAAAGATAGAGATTATTAAAAAACAAGACCCCACAAGAACTTTTTATCTTTATTTAGATTTAAAACAATTAGATCTAAATTAA
- the modB gene encoding molybdate ABC transporter permease subunit, whose protein sequence is MDDWSPILISMKTASLSILITFFVGLIVAWGIIKIKNDSIKIVLDGIFTLPIVLPPTVVGFFLLYIFGVRGPIGKFFIDFFAFKIAFSWPATVVAAVVMSFPLMYRSARGAFEQVDSNLLDAGRTLGMSEWKIFWKVLFANALPGIISGGILAYARGLGEFGATAMLAGNIAGQTRTLPMAVYSEVAAGNMGTAFDYVIVIVFISFIAIFIMDYLSIRKEKQWR, encoded by the coding sequence ATGGATGATTGGTCACCTATTTTAATTTCAATGAAAACGGCAAGCCTATCAATTCTCATAACATTCTTTGTGGGATTGATTGTGGCCTGGGGAATCATTAAGATTAAAAATGACTCAATAAAAATCGTGCTCGACGGCATTTTCACATTGCCGATAGTATTGCCTCCTACAGTTGTAGGGTTCTTTTTACTGTACATTTTTGGTGTCAGAGGACCAATCGGAAAGTTTTTCATAGACTTTTTTGCATTTAAAATTGCATTTTCATGGCCTGCAACAGTTGTTGCGGCAGTTGTCATGTCTTTTCCACTTATGTACCGTTCAGCCAGAGGAGCATTTGAGCAGGTAGATTCAAACCTCTTGGATGCCGGCCGCACATTGGGGATGTCCGAGTGGAAAATCTTCTGGAAAGTCCTGTTTGCAAATGCATTGCCGGGAATCATCAGCGGGGGAATTCTAGCTTATGCTCGTGGTCTCGGTGAATTCGGTGCTACAGCAATGCTTGCAGGTAACATTGCTGGACAGACAAGAACGCTTCCTATGGCAGTGTATTCGGAAGTGGCCGCAGGAAATATGGGAACTGCGTTCGATTATGTTATAGTCATTGTTTTCATATCATTCATAGCCATTTTTATCATGGACTACCTTTCTATCCGCAAGGAGAAACAATGGAGATAA
- a CDS encoding stage II sporulation protein M, which produces MDILKKFKDLLIESLKDNKKLIIGLYVFFIICIVGAWILFAGPVGAKLSEFQNISSSTPAAMQNVSAVDLFINNEYGGILVYVGSIFFGIPAIVSLVYNGINMGLIGQLFSQVLPNGGMRFLVYLIPHGIFELTATVLQSVAGILLFLFICRFIRAMISSETHGVSEAFDKSKKALVQSVILMIFATILLLIAAPIEAYISVPFSELILGTW; this is translated from the coding sequence ATGGATATTCTAAAAAAATTTAAAGACTTGTTGATTGAAAGCTTAAAAGACAATAAGAAATTAATCATTGGGTTATATGTATTCTTTATAATCTGTATTGTAGGAGCATGGATTCTGTTTGCGGGCCCTGTTGGCGCCAAATTATCTGAATTTCAGAACATATCCTCATCAACTCCTGCTGCGATGCAAAACGTAAGTGCTGTTGACCTTTTCATAAATAACGAATATGGCGGCATCCTGGTATATGTTGGATCAATATTCTTTGGGATTCCTGCAATTGTCTCATTGGTCTACAATGGAATCAATATGGGATTAATTGGACAATTGTTCAGTCAGGTGTTACCAAATGGAGGTATGAGATTCCTAGTATACTTAATTCCTCATGGAATATTTGAATTGACAGCAACTGTCCTTCAATCCGTGGCAGGGATATTGCTGTTCCTGTTCATATGTAGATTCATCAGGGCGATGATAAGCAGTGAAACCCATGGTGTTTCAGAGGCATTTGACAAATCAAAGAAAGCCTTGGTTCAAAGTGTGATATTAATGATTTTTGCAACCATACTGTTGCTTATTGCAGCTCCTATCGAGGCATATATTTCAGTGCCTTTCTCAGAGTTGATTTTAGGAACCTGGTGA
- the modA gene encoding molybdate ABC transporter substrate-binding protein, with protein MKSMKKLLLIAILLAVVVVSVGSCSAGWFDFMSGGNSTDTSLDGQEVNLAAAASLKNVFDDKLIPMFEEKYPGVKVTPTYASSGDLQTQIENGLETDVFMSAANKQMNALAEEGIVDNATNLQFLENKVVLIVPADSDSNISSFDDLKDVEGNIAIGDPESVPAGQYAKEVLNNTGIWDDVESKLSLGTDVTAVLNQVAQGSADCGIVYATDAKSTDDVKVICEAPEDALDTPVIYPIAAIKDTNDTDATNAFMDFLQTQEAKDIFVEYGFTLHE; from the coding sequence ATGAAATCTATGAAAAAATTATTGCTCATTGCTATCTTATTAGCAGTAGTTGTTGTTAGCGTAGGTTCATGTTCCGCTGGATGGTTTGACTTCATGAGTGGAGGAAACTCAACCGATACCAGTTTAGACGGACAGGAAGTTAATTTAGCTGCAGCAGCTAGTTTAAAAAATGTTTTTGATGATAAATTAATCCCAATGTTTGAAGAAAAATATCCTGGTGTAAAAGTAACACCGACTTACGCTTCAAGTGGGGACTTACAAACCCAAATTGAAAACGGTTTGGAAACAGACGTATTCATGTCTGCAGCTAACAAACAAATGAACGCTTTAGCTGAAGAAGGTATTGTCGACAACGCTACCAATCTCCAATTCCTGGAAAACAAAGTTGTCTTAATCGTGCCTGCTGATTCCGATTCAAACATCTCTTCATTCGATGACTTGAAGGATGTTGAAGGAAACATCGCTATCGGAGACCCTGAATCCGTACCTGCTGGTCAATACGCTAAAGAAGTATTGAACAACACCGGTATTTGGGATGACGTGGAATCCAAATTATCATTAGGTACTGACGTAACTGCAGTATTAAACCAAGTAGCTCAAGGATCCGCTGACTGCGGTATTGTGTACGCAACTGATGCTAAATCCACTGATGATGTTAAAGTCATCTGTGAAGCACCGGAAGATGCTTTAGACACTCCAGTTATCTATCCTATAGCTGCAATTAAAGACACTAACGATACCGACGCTACAAATGCATTCATGGACTTCTTGCAAACCCAAGAAGCTAAAGACATATTTGTTGAATACGGTTTCACACTTCATGAATAG
- a CDS encoding DNA-3-methyladenine glycosylase I — protein sequence MSINRCSWAGDDETYIRYHDEEWGVPTHDDHELFEMLVLESFQAGLSWITILKKRENFRKAFDDFDVEKVASYDENKIEELRQNKGIIRHKGKIASAVNNAGIFIEIQKEFGSFDNYIWGFTDGEIIKAEFLTESELSKRISKDLKKRGMKFVGPTIIYSYLESIGIIDNHQENCFKY from the coding sequence ATGAGTATTAATAGATGCAGCTGGGCGGGAGACGATGAAACCTATATCAGATATCATGATGAGGAATGGGGCGTTCCGACCCATGATGATCATGAACTGTTTGAAATGCTGGTTCTGGAATCATTTCAGGCAGGACTGTCCTGGATTACAATCCTTAAAAAGCGTGAAAACTTCAGGAAAGCCTTTGATGACTTTGATGTTGAAAAGGTGGCCTCTTATGATGAAAATAAAATCGAGGAACTTAGGCAAAACAAGGGAATAATCCGCCATAAGGGCAAAATCGCCTCAGCCGTCAACAATGCAGGAATCTTCATTGAAATCCAAAAGGAATTCGGAAGCTTTGACAATTACATTTGGGGGTTCACCGACGGCGAAATCATAAAGGCGGAATTTCTAACCGAATCTGAGTTGTCAAAAAGAATATCAAAGGACCTGAAAAAACGGGGAATGAAGTTTGTTGGCCCAACAATAATCTACTCATATCTGGAGTCAATCGGAATAATCGACAACCATCAAGAGAATTGCTTTAAGTATTAA
- a CDS encoding sulfate/molybdate ABC transporter ATP-binding protein → MSNKLLKVNIHKELNEFDLDVDFELKNGCLGILGPSGCGKSMTLKSIAGIVDPDNGIVSLTTGEKTVYFDSDKKINLKPQKRNVGYLFQNYALFPNMTVEENVGIGLPNNDENVVSEMIRRFHLEGLEKRYPRQLSGGQQQRVALARIMAYGPDVILLDEPFSAMDTVLKEQLRRELANFLNKFSGFSVLVTHDRDEAFQFCDELIILDKGKIIAKGKTVDLFENPGKVEVARLTGCKNISKIEIIDDYHVKSLDWDVTFEVSEKVSPNIAYIGIRAHDIYPGQKDDVNALDASNSSKLEMPFEWQITLTNGLLWKLDKQMREHEFEIPKYLKVDPKNILLLEE, encoded by the coding sequence ATGTCGAATAAACTATTGAAGGTAAATATCCACAAGGAACTTAATGAATTCGATTTGGATGTCGATTTCGAATTGAAAAATGGATGTTTGGGAATTCTTGGTCCTTCCGGTTGCGGAAAGAGTATGACATTGAAGTCCATTGCAGGAATTGTTGACCCGGATAATGGCATTGTAAGTCTGACAACAGGTGAGAAAACCGTCTATTTCGATTCAGATAAAAAGATTAACTTAAAGCCTCAAAAGAGAAACGTCGGTTACCTTTTTCAAAATTATGCACTGTTTCCCAACATGACCGTTGAGGAAAATGTGGGCATAGGATTGCCCAATAATGATGAGAATGTGGTTTCTGAAATGATTAGGCGTTTTCATCTTGAAGGACTGGAGAAAAGATATCCTCGACAATTGTCAGGAGGTCAGCAGCAAAGAGTGGCCTTGGCACGCATAATGGCGTACGGTCCTGATGTGATATTGTTGGATGAGCCTTTCAGCGCAATGGACACAGTTTTAAAAGAGCAGTTGCGTCGGGAACTTGCAAATTTCCTTAACAAATTCAGTGGATTTTCCGTTTTGGTTACACATGATCGTGATGAGGCATTTCAATTTTGTGATGAGCTCATAATTTTGGATAAAGGAAAAATCATCGCAAAGGGAAAAACCGTTGATTTGTTTGAAAATCCTGGAAAAGTTGAAGTTGCAAGGCTTACCGGATGTAAGAACATCTCCAAAATTGAAATTATCGATGATTATCATGTCAAATCATTGGATTGGGATGTAACATTTGAAGTGTCTGAAAAGGTTTCACCTAACATTGCTTATATTGGAATAAGGGCACATGACATTTATCCTGGTCAAAAGGATGATGTAAATGCATTGGATGCATCCAATTCATCAAAATTGGAGATGCCTTTTGAATGGCAAATAACCTTGACCAATGGATTGCTGTGGAAACTAGACAAGCAGATGCGCGAGCACGAATTTGAGATTCCGAAGTATTTGAAAGTGGATCCTAAGAACATTCTTTTGTTGGAAGAGTAA